The following are from one region of the Lacinutrix sp. Bg11-31 genome:
- a CDS encoding acetyl-CoA C-acyltransferase, producing the protein MKTAYIVKAYRTAVGKAPKGVFRFKRTDELAAETIKYMMKELPGLDPKRIDDVIVGNAMPEGAQGLNMARLISLMGLEIVDVPGVTVNRFCSSGVETIGMATAKIQAGMADCIIAGGAESMSSVPMTGFKPELNYDAIVKGGHEDYYWGMGNTAEAVAKQFKISREDQDEFTFNSHMKALRAQAENRFQDQIVPIEVEQTYIDANGKKATKSYTVTKDEGPRAGTSKEALAKLRAVFAAGGSVTAGNSSQMSDGAAFVMVMSEDMVKELGLEPIARMVNYAAAGVEPRIMGIGPVKAIPKALKQAGLKQDDLSLIELNEAFASQSLAVIRELNLNPDIINVNGGAIALGHPLGCTGAKLSVQLFDEMRKQNMQGKYGAVTMCVGTGQGACGVFEFLS; encoded by the coding sequence ATGAAAACAGCATATATAGTAAAAGCATATAGAACAGCAGTTGGTAAAGCACCAAAAGGCGTGTTCCGTTTTAAAAGAACAGATGAATTGGCAGCAGAAACCATCAAATACATGATGAAGGAATTGCCTGGTTTAGATCCAAAACGTATTGACGATGTTATTGTTGGTAACGCAATGCCTGAAGGTGCTCAAGGATTAAATATGGCGCGTTTAATCTCTTTAATGGGATTAGAAATTGTTGATGTTCCTGGTGTAACAGTTAATCGTTTTTGCTCTTCAGGAGTAGAAACTATTGGTATGGCAACAGCAAAAATACAAGCCGGAATGGCAGATTGTATTATAGCAGGTGGAGCTGAAAGTATGAGTAGTGTCCCAATGACTGGTTTTAAACCAGAATTAAATTATGACGCTATTGTAAAAGGAGGCCATGAAGATTATTATTGGGGAATGGGAAATACTGCAGAAGCTGTTGCAAAGCAATTCAAAATATCTCGTGAAGATCAAGATGAATTTACATTTAATTCTCATATGAAAGCATTAAGAGCGCAAGCTGAAAATCGTTTTCAAGATCAAATTGTACCAATTGAAGTAGAGCAAACATATATTGATGCTAACGGAAAGAAAGCAACAAAATCTTATACAGTAACTAAAGATGAAGGACCTCGAGCAGGAACTAGTAAAGAAGCTTTAGCAAAACTAAGAGCAGTATTTGCTGCTGGAGGAAGTGTTACTGCTGGTAACTCATCTCAAATGAGTGATGGTGCTGCTTTTGTAATGGTTATGAGTGAAGACATGGTTAAAGAACTAGGTTTAGAGCCAATTGCAAGAATGGTAAACTATGCTGCTGCTGGTGTTGAGCCTCGTATTATGGGTATTGGACCCGTTAAGGCTATTCCAAAAGCATTAAAACAAGCAGGTTTAAAACAAGATGATTTATCGTTAATTGAATTGAATGAAGCTTTTGCTTCTCAATCTTTAGCAGTTATTCGTGAGTTAAACTTAAATCCAGATATTATTAACGTAAATGGTGGTGCTATTGCACTTGGTCACCCATTAGGTTGTACAGGAGCAAAACTATCTGTACAGTTATTTGATGAAATGCGTAAGCAAAACATGCAAGGTAAATATGGTGCAGTAACAATGTGTGTAGGTACTGGACAAGGTGCTTGTGGAGTATTTGAATTTCTTTCTTAA
- a CDS encoding 3-hydroxyacyl-CoA dehydrogenase/enoyl-CoA hydratase family protein produces the protein MSKRRIKKIAIIGSGIMGSGIACHFANIGVDVLLLDIVPRELNSKEKAKGLTLEDKAVRNRLVNDALTASIKSKPAPLYNASFANRITTGNLDDDIAKVKDVDWIMEVVVERLDIKQQVFEKLEKYRTPGTLITSNTSGIPIKFMSEGRSEDFQKHFCGTHFFNPARYLKLFEIIPGPKTDTSVLDFLNGYGEKFLGKTSVIAKDTPAFIGNRIGIFSIQSLFHAVKDLDLTVEEVDKLSGPVIGRPKSATFRTVDVVGLDTLVHVANGIRENCPKDERLELFKLPDFINTMMENKWLGSKTGQGFYKKTVSAEGKKEILTLDLNTLEYREAKRAKFATLELTKSIDHVADRFKVLVKGKDKAGEFYRKSFSALFAYVSNRIPEITDELYKIDDAMKAGFGWEHGPFQIWDAIGVEKGIEMMQAEGLKPADWVHDMVASGSDSFYSIQDGATYSYDIPKKIQEKIPGQDSFIILDNIRKTTEVFKNSGVSVQDLGDGILNVEFQSKMNTIGGDVLAGLNKAIDMAEKDFAGLVVGNQGPNFSVGANIGMIFMMAAEQEYDELNAAIKYFQDTMMRMRYSSIPTISAPHGMALGGGCEISLHADKIVAAAETYMGLVEFGVGVIPGGGGSKEMALRASDTFRKGDVQLNTLQEYFLTIGMAKVSTSAYEAFDLGLMQKGKDIVVVNKDRQIATAKAHAKLMAEAGYTQPAKRNDVLVLGKQALGMFMVGTDSMKDSNYISEHDMKIANKLAYVMAGGDLSEPTLVTEQYLLDLEREAFLSLCTERKTLERIQHMLTKGKPLRN, from the coding sequence ATGAGCAAACGTAGAATAAAAAAAATAGCCATTATTGGTTCAGGAATTATGGGAAGCGGTATCGCTTGCCATTTTGCTAACATTGGAGTTGATGTTTTATTATTAGACATCGTACCAAGAGAGCTTAATTCTAAAGAAAAAGCAAAGGGATTAACTTTAGAAGACAAAGCTGTAAGAAACAGATTAGTAAACGATGCCTTAACAGCATCAATAAAATCTAAACCTGCACCACTCTATAATGCATCTTTTGCAAATAGAATTACTACAGGAAACTTAGATGATGATATCGCTAAAGTAAAAGATGTAGATTGGATTATGGAAGTTGTAGTTGAAAGACTCGATATCAAACAACAAGTTTTCGAAAAATTAGAAAAATACAGAACTCCAGGAACGTTAATTACTTCGAATACTTCTGGTATTCCAATTAAATTTATGAGCGAAGGACGTAGTGAAGATTTCCAGAAGCATTTCTGTGGAACACACTTTTTTAATCCTGCACGTTACTTAAAATTATTCGAAATCATTCCTGGACCTAAAACAGATACGTCTGTTTTAGATTTCTTAAATGGTTACGGAGAAAAATTCTTAGGAAAGACCTCAGTAATCGCTAAAGATACACCTGCCTTTATTGGTAACCGTATTGGAATTTTTAGCATACAAAGTTTATTTCACGCAGTTAAAGATTTAGATTTAACGGTTGAAGAAGTAGATAAATTATCAGGACCAGTAATTGGTCGTCCAAAATCAGCAACTTTTAGAACAGTTGATGTTGTTGGATTAGATACTTTGGTTCACGTTGCAAACGGAATTAGAGAAAACTGCCCTAAAGACGAACGTTTAGAGTTGTTTAAATTGCCAGATTTCATCAATACCATGATGGAGAATAAATGGTTAGGAAGTAAAACTGGTCAAGGTTTTTACAAAAAGACAGTTTCAGCTGAAGGCAAAAAAGAAATTTTAACTTTAGACTTAAACACTTTAGAATACCGTGAAGCTAAACGCGCAAAATTTGCAACTTTAGAATTAACAAAATCTATTGATCACGTTGCAGACCGATTTAAAGTATTAGTAAAAGGAAAAGATAAAGCCGGAGAATTTTACAGAAAAAGTTTTTCTGCATTATTCGCTTACGTGTCAAACCGTATTCCTGAAATTACTGATGAATTATACAAAATTGACGATGCCATGAAAGCTGGTTTTGGTTGGGAACATGGTCCTTTCCAAATCTGGGATGCTATTGGTGTTGAAAAAGGAATTGAAATGATGCAAGCTGAAGGTTTAAAACCTGCAGATTGGGTGCACGATATGGTTGCTTCAGGAAGCGATAGCTTCTACTCTATTCAAGATGGTGCAACTTATAGCTATGATATTCCGAAGAAAATACAAGAAAAAATCCCTGGACAAGATTCATTTATCATTTTAGATAATATTAGAAAAACAACCGAAGTTTTCAAAAACTCTGGTGTTTCTGTTCAAGATTTAGGAGATGGTATTCTTAATGTAGAGTTCCAATCTAAAATGAATACTATTGGTGGTGACGTTTTAGCAGGATTAAATAAAGCTATTGATATGGCTGAAAAAGATTTTGCTGGATTAGTTGTTGGAAATCAAGGTCCAAACTTCTCGGTTGGTGCAAACATAGGCATGATTTTTATGATGGCTGCCGAACAAGAATATGATGAGCTTAACGCAGCTATTAAATATTTCCAAGACACAATGATGCGTATGCGTTATTCTTCAATCCCAACAATTTCTGCTCCTCATGGAATGGCGCTTGGTGGTGGTTGTGAAATATCACTACACGCAGATAAAATTGTAGCAGCAGCAGAAACTTATATGGGACTTGTAGAGTTTGGTGTAGGTGTTATTCCTGGTGGTGGTGGTTCTAAAGAAATGGCTTTAAGAGCATCAGATACTTTTAGAAAAGGTGATGTGCAGTTAAATACACTTCAAGAATACTTTTTAACTATTGGTATGGCAAAAGTATCTACTTCTGCTTACGAAGCATTCGATTTAGGTTTAATGCAAAAAGGAAAAGATATCGTTGTAGTTAATAAAGACCGTCAAATAGCAACTGCAAAAGCACATGCTAAATTAATGGCAGAAGCTGGTTATACACAACCTGCAAAACGTAACGATGTATTAGTTCTTGGTAAGCAAGCTTTAGGGATGTTTATGGTAGGTACAGATTCTATGAAAGATTCTAACTACATAAGTGAACACGATATGAAAATTGCAAATAAACTAGCCTACGTTATGGCTGGTGGTGATTTATCTGAACCAACTTTAGTTACCGAACAATACTTATTAGACTTAGAGCGTGAAGCTTTCCTTTCGCTTTGTACAGAACGTAAAACTTTGGAAAGAATTCAGCATATGTTAACCAAAGGGAAACCTTTAAGAAACTAA
- a CDS encoding MarR family winged helix-turn-helix transcriptional regulator, which produces MKDKTIDYLLRTTWLAVNKMYNEEAAKFDSTMATGFTLLSIDPENGTPSTSLGPIMGMEATSLSRILKKMDELGLIERKPNPEDGRGVLIHLTDFGREKREYSRDRVLTFNDTIKEHVSEEKLKHFQEVTETISELISNKKIYNQKEHTLK; this is translated from the coding sequence ATGAAAGATAAAACCATAGACTATTTACTTCGTACCACTTGGTTAGCAGTAAATAAAATGTATAATGAAGAAGCTGCCAAATTCGACTCTACTATGGCAACTGGTTTTACTTTACTTAGTATCGATCCAGAAAACGGAACACCTTCAACTTCTTTAGGCCCTATTATGGGAATGGAAGCTACTAGTCTATCTCGCATTCTAAAAAAAATGGACGAGCTTGGTTTAATAGAACGTAAACCAAACCCAGAAGATGGTAGAGGCGTACTTATTCACTTAACAGACTTCGGAAGAGAAAAAAGAGAATATTCACGAGATCGTGTATTAACTTTTAATGACACCATAAAAGAACACGTTTCTGAAGAAAAACTAAAACACTTTCAAGAAGTTACAGAAACAATTAGCGAATTGATTTCTAACAAAAAAATATACAATCAAAAAGAACATACTTTAAAATAA
- a CDS encoding long-chain fatty acid--CoA ligase encodes MTEITRLFDFPYYQLEKYNLEAALVTKYDGKWTPMSTQEYIDKANAVSRALLKIGIKKDDKIALISTTNRTEWNIMDIGVLQTGAQTIPIYPTISAEDYEYVLNHSEAIYCFVSDIDVLKKVRKVQANTKVKEVYSFNHIEGCKHYSELFELGKDESTQHEVQARKDAVLPSDLATIIYTSGTTGKPKGVMLSHNNITSNALDASDRLPFMDNVENRVLSFLPICHVFERVLIYLYQYAGATIYFAEGIDKIGENAKEIKPNLMSVVPRLLEKVYDKIMAKAEDLSGIKKALFHWAVRLGEQWEPYGANGAWYEFQLKIANKLIFSKWREALGGELHTMVSGSAALQTRLTRVFSAAGMQVMQGYGLTETSPVISVEMYANQHFRVGSVGKPIKNVEVKIAEDGELLVKGPNVMLGYFKDPVKTAEVMTGDYFHTGDKGEIDSDGFIKITGRKKEMFKTSGGKYVIPPLLENDMKQSLFIEQIMVVGEGEKMPAAIIQPNFEYIRGWINDKNYKIGTSQTEISASQLVIDRIQKDITTYNQNFGKWEQVKRFELTPDVWSIDGGHLTPTMKMKRKVITEIYQELYDKIYRS; translated from the coding sequence ATGACTGAAATAACTCGCCTCTTCGATTTTCCTTATTATCAACTAGAAAAATATAATCTAGAAGCCGCTTTAGTAACTAAATATGATGGAAAATGGACACCAATGTCTACCCAAGAGTATATAGACAAAGCCAATGCTGTTAGTCGAGCTTTATTAAAAATAGGAATTAAAAAAGATGATAAAATTGCACTTATCTCCACAACTAATAGAACCGAATGGAATATTATGGATATTGGTGTATTACAAACTGGTGCGCAAACCATTCCTATTTATCCAACTATTAGTGCCGAGGATTATGAATATGTATTAAACCATAGCGAAGCTATTTATTGCTTTGTATCAGACATAGATGTATTAAAAAAAGTACGCAAAGTACAAGCAAATACAAAAGTAAAAGAAGTGTACTCTTTTAATCATATAGAAGGTTGTAAACATTATTCAGAATTATTCGAGCTAGGTAAAGATGAAAGTACACAACATGAAGTACAAGCAAGAAAAGATGCGGTCTTACCTTCAGACTTAGCAACAATTATTTACACCTCTGGTACAACAGGAAAACCAAAAGGAGTAATGCTTTCTCATAATAACATAACAAGTAATGCGTTAGACGCTTCAGATCGTTTGCCGTTTATGGACAATGTAGAAAATAGAGTATTAAGTTTTTTACCTATTTGTCATGTTTTCGAACGTGTACTAATCTACCTTTATCAATATGCGGGAGCAACTATTTACTTTGCAGAAGGTATTGATAAAATTGGAGAAAATGCCAAAGAAATTAAACCAAACCTAATGAGTGTTGTACCACGATTATTAGAGAAAGTTTACGACAAAATCATGGCTAAAGCCGAAGATTTATCAGGTATAAAAAAAGCACTTTTTCATTGGGCAGTTCGTTTAGGTGAACAATGGGAACCATATGGTGCAAATGGAGCTTGGTACGAATTTCAATTAAAAATTGCGAACAAATTAATTTTCAGCAAATGGCGCGAAGCACTTGGTGGCGAACTACATACAATGGTTTCTGGCAGCGCAGCTTTACAAACTAGATTAACAAGAGTGTTTTCTGCAGCTGGAATGCAAGTGATGCAAGGTTATGGACTTACAGAGACTTCACCAGTTATCTCAGTAGAGATGTATGCCAACCAACATTTTAGAGTAGGTAGTGTAGGTAAACCAATAAAAAATGTAGAAGTTAAAATTGCTGAAGATGGCGAGTTATTAGTTAAAGGACCAAACGTAATGCTAGGTTATTTTAAAGACCCTGTAAAAACAGCAGAAGTTATGACTGGTGATTACTTCCATACAGGAGACAAAGGAGAAATAGATTCAGACGGTTTCATTAAAATTACTGGTCGTAAAAAAGAAATGTTTAAAACCTCTGGCGGAAAATATGTAATTCCACCACTTTTAGAAAATGACATGAAACAATCGCTTTTTATAGAACAAATCATGGTCGTTGGTGAAGGTGAAAAAATGCCAGCAGCTATTATCCAACCTAATTTTGAATATATAAGAGGCTGGATTAATGATAAAAATTACAAGATTGGCACATCTCAAACCGAAATTTCAGCATCTCAATTAGTAATAGATCGTATTCAAAAAGATATTACTACGTACAACCAAAACTTTGGTAAATGGGAACAAGTTAAACGTTTCGAGCTCACACCAGATGTTTGGTCTATAGATGGAGGACACCTTACGCCTACTATGAAAATGAAACGAAAAGTAATTACAGAAATCTACCAAGAACTTTATGATAAGATTTATAGGAGTTAA
- a CDS encoding helix-turn-helix transcriptional regulator: protein MIYNAYKSKNSSNLIHEFFELKISKSVLPLQNKVLPLGKHSMAYTYKGLHKLTVANKTYNGTGLIISGQTTKSYTLNVDIESECAGIMFHPTTLYKLTQLNVSQINDKHIPLEEVSKPLFNTINSFFLRKLKGEEALNALESDIKKLPLTINNHTRNVDKAIAIINKKDGQISINDLLEEIPVSQKTLETKFKEMVGLTPKKYARLYRFSRLMKMYEQRQLKFKDLVEMYNFHDISHFSKEFKYFMNESPKSYFKNESELIKKYLK from the coding sequence ATGATTTACAATGCTTATAAAAGTAAGAATTCATCAAATCTCATACATGAATTTTTTGAATTAAAAATCTCTAAATCAGTTTTACCACTTCAAAACAAAGTGCTCCCTCTTGGAAAGCACTCTATGGCTTATACATACAAAGGATTACACAAATTAACTGTTGCCAATAAAACATATAATGGTACTGGTCTTATTATTTCTGGACAGACCACAAAATCGTATACTTTAAATGTAGACATAGAGAGCGAATGCGCTGGTATTATGTTTCATCCAACAACTTTATATAAACTTACACAATTAAATGTTTCGCAAATTAATGATAAACATATTCCATTAGAAGAGGTTTCTAAGCCTCTTTTTAATACAATAAATTCATTTTTTTTAAGAAAACTAAAAGGAGAAGAAGCACTTAACGCCTTAGAATCTGATATAAAAAAACTTCCACTTACAATAAACAACCATACAAGAAACGTTGATAAAGCGATTGCTATTATCAACAAAAAAGATGGACAAATTTCAATTAATGATCTTTTAGAAGAAATACCAGTTTCTCAAAAAACATTAGAAACCAAGTTTAAAGAAATGGTTGGTTTAACTCCAAAAAAATATGCTAGACTATATAGGTTTAGCAGATTAATGAAGATGTACGAGCAAAGGCAATTGAAATTTAAAGATTTAGTAGAAATGTATAACTTTCACGATATTTCACACTTTTCTAAAGAATTTAAGTACTTCATGAACGAATCTCCTAAGTCTTACTTTAAAAATGAGAGCGAATTAATAAAAAAATACTTAAAATAG